The Burkholderia lata genome contains a region encoding:
- a CDS encoding DUF192 domain-containing protein, translating to MQFSLRSSLGRLARAAVFPAALAVMAFGMQAASAQVPPGAKQPSEFPRVKLRAGMYVIDAAVAANDPDREQGLMYRSQLAPNEGMLFVFNENAVHCFWMKNTLIPLSIAFIRADGTITDIDEMKAETTDNHCPRNNGVYALEMSKGWFAAKGIKPGMKLEGLPQAQ from the coding sequence GTGCAATTCTCCCTGCGCTCGTCGCTCGGCCGCCTTGCGCGCGCCGCCGTGTTTCCCGCCGCGCTCGCCGTCATGGCGTTCGGCATGCAGGCCGCCAGCGCGCAAGTGCCGCCCGGCGCCAAGCAGCCGAGCGAATTCCCGCGCGTGAAGCTGCGCGCCGGCATGTACGTGATCGACGCGGCCGTCGCCGCGAACGACCCCGACCGCGAACAGGGGCTGATGTACCGTTCGCAGCTCGCGCCGAACGAAGGCATGCTGTTCGTGTTCAACGAGAACGCGGTGCACTGCTTCTGGATGAAGAACACGCTGATCCCGCTGTCGATCGCGTTCATTCGCGCGGACGGCACGATCACCGACATCGACGAGATGAAGGCCGAGACGACCGACAACCACTGCCCGCGCAACAACGGCGTCTATGCGCTCGAAATGAGCAAGGGCTGGTTCGCGGCGAAGGGCATCAAGCCCGGCATGAAGCTCGAAGGCCTGCCGCAGGCCCAGTAA